Below is a window of Rattus norvegicus strain BN/NHsdMcwi chromosome 5, GRCr8, whole genome shotgun sequence DNA.
AAGTAACTCCGCCCTGACAGACCAACTTGGTTAACAGAAAACACCCCTCCCTCACTCAATTCTAGATTTCCAATTCATAATTTACAAAAATAATGCAAGTATTCAAGTATTAATACTTATGCAAAGATAAGTttattaagattaaaaaaataacatccaGGACAGAAATAACCATGGAATCTGCTGGGTGTAGCCTCTcctttataatctcagcacttggcctgagtgagttccaggcagcctTGGCTCCATAGAGAATTCCAGCCTAGCATTTGCTAAAAACTAAAACCCAAGCCAATTAAACAAAAGCCATCAGCTacaaacaaaatgacaaccaTTTTCTGGAGTAACAAGGTTAATTACCATCATTTAGTGTGGTTCCAAATTATTGGCCAAATGCACCACCTGAACCAACATCAAGAAGCACCATACTTTAATTATAGTTAGTGCCAAAAGAATGTTTGAGTTTTCCTAATACCAGGGGTCATTTATAaccattttaacttttttttttttttttttgcaagcacACACGTATTGGTACCCATGTCACTGGCTTCACATATAACTTCTACCGGCAAACTTGTAAATTTCCCCCTTCTTCCTGCTTTGATAAATATACAAGCTTTATTACCAAAATAATGCAAAAATGCTGAAACCAGTCTACTATAACCTAGAAATTTGATCAACCTTTACCCAGCATCCAAAGTCAAGATAAAAAGGCAGGCATTAACTTATTCCTGGTTCTGACCACAGTATTTCTGTAATTCTCATAATCTCAAAACACACCAACCAGTCAGTGTCTCCATTAATTCGTAGTCCAGCACTGACTCGAGGGGAGGCAAACCTGCCCGTTCAATGTCAAGCTCATTGAGGACAGCGGCCACCTCCTGAACCAGCCTACAGCAAGTACGGTTCTAGCTTTTCAGAAGAGGTCCAGAGGGGAGAGCActactttctcctcttccctccatgGTGCGGCACTCCTTTCTTCTTGCCACCTAAGGCAGGTGGCCTGGAATGCTTCTTGCCTCCCAagactcctttccttttctctccctgacTCGGTGGACCGCCCTTTCTCCTGCCCGAAGGTCCTTGCCGGCCCCCTTTTTTCTTGCCTTTCTGGCTCATTTTCCTCCTCTTGGCAGCCTCCTCTTGGTCCTCTTCCCTCATCTGCTTGTTGGTGGCCCTCGTCACGTCCAGCTGAGGTTTCTTGCTGTTCATGACTCGAAGTAGCTCCAGTTGGTTTTTTTTCTCGGCTGCAAAGTCCCCAAAGAGGGGCTGAAACTTCCTCTTCTTGCCGGAGCCCCGGGGCGCTTTCTCCTTGGGGAGGCGCTCCTGGAAGCGTCCCACAGAAGCGGTGGAGACCTTGGCCACTTGCATGGCGCGGCCCAGCTCCTCCTTACTCTGGTGTCCCGTAGGGTGCAGGCCGGCTGAGCTGGGCATCTGCATCTTGTGCGCGCGGGCCAGGTTCCGCAGTCGGTTCAGCTCGTTCTTGGCCACGCGTTCTTTCTTAGCCCGAATCCTCTTGGCGAACTGGTCTTCCATGGGGTCTGCGCTCCCAGGCACCTCGATCAGCCACTCCTTAGTGTCATCTCGGGCACGTTTGTAGCCCCAACGGCGTCGCCACTGGCCACTCACCTCGTCCCACACGAGGTTGGTCTTCTTCTTGGGACGGATGCCCTTAAGGCGCGCGAACTGCTGCCAGCGGGTGAGCGGTCGTGGCCGGGGCAGCGGCTTCTCGCGGGGCAGGCGTGTGGCGGGCTCAGGCAAGCGCGCTACCACCGCCTCCTCCACGCGCTCGGTTGGCAGCTGCCATAGTTGGTTGACAAGAAGCTGCGTGTTGTCCCGCGCCAGGGCCCGCAGCTCGGCCTCCGGCGAGGGTCCGGCCTGGCGCAGCACCGTCGGGGGGTTGCGGTCCGAAGCCAGCAGGTTGCCCAGGTcgaactccagctccagctccttGTGCACCGTGATGCGCTGCAGCTTCTCCGCCTCCTCCTGCTTCGCTTTGGCCAGCAGCTCCTCCACACTCTGCCCCTCCATGGCTCTCGCCGGCTCCGTTCCCTCACTTTGGGGCTGCAGCGGAATGCTTTGCTACTATGGCAGAGCCCAAAAACCAGCCACCACGTGCGGACGTCCGGACTCGTAATCCGGAAGAGAAAAGCTCACTTCCGGGAACCTGCTCTCAACTGGGCGGTGAGGGAAGGACCGGCAGAGGGCGGCATTGGAGAGCAGATGGGCTTAGAGGCGGGACTTGGACTCGTAACCGGATGTTGGCTAGACTGGCGCTGAAGGTTGGCTGAATGAAgactaacaagcgcaaggcctggTTGGGACTACGTTTCCCAGCATGCCGCGGGGTAGGGGCGGTCGCTGTAGGAAGCGGGCTGCTCAAACTCTTGGAACTGCAGGCGGGCGTTGTAGTTTCCAGATGGAGTTTACACAACAGTACTTGAGGGTAAATCTATTACAGAAGTGTATGGACGACACAAATTATTTCCCCAGAGTTATATAGTCCGTTTTCTGTACTCTAGGTGTGAGCGGAGAGAGATCCCACACAGATCCACAGGAATAGAAAATTGGGCAGGGCGCAGGGCgcagggcacagggcacagggcagggggcaaggcagggggcaggggcagggcagggagcagggaagggggcaggacagggcagagggcagggcagggtaggggGCAGGGCGCAGGGGGCAGGGCAGGTGGCAGGGGGCAGGGCACTGCAGCCCCAGCCCTCGGCCAGCCCTCGGCCAGCCCTCGGCCAGCCCTCGGCCAGCCCTCGGCCAGCCCTCGGCCAGCCCTCGGCCAGCCCTCGGCCAGCCCTCGCCCAGCCCTCGCCCAGCCCTCGCCCAGCCCTCGCCCAGCCCTCGCCCAGCCCTCGCCCAGCCCTCGCCCAGCCCTCGCCCAGCCCACTACACATGGTTACTTTGATCAGTGCAACCAGTACTTAAAGGGATTTCATCAgtctttaaaaatcacattaacttagatttactttttaaaacatgaaactaAATAACTTATTTGTCGTGCTGTCACACATATATGGCGGTCAGAGGAGAAATTTCTTAAAGTTCTGCGAATTGAACTGAGGTTGTCAGGATTGGGAGCAAATGCTGAGCAAATGTCAGGATTGGGAGCAAATGGGAGCAAGCAAGTGAGCCTCCTTCTTGGCCCTTGCTTTCTCAATGGTGCTCAATTTCATCTCCTTCTGGGAATTATGGTAGGAATTATTAAGGATGATTCAGCCACATTTTAGATCTGcagttaacattttattttcactCTCAATATTTTTGTTCAAGAAATCCAGAACACCAGTTAATTTGATAAAATATTAGCTAGGGGCACTTAAACCACTTAACTCACCTTCACATGGTTCAATTTTACTGATTCGTGATTTTCTGTTGAAAGTATTTCAATGAGGAGTTTTTAACACATTTCACACAAATgcataaggggtgtgtgtgtgtgtgtgtgtgtgtgtgtaagccacaggacagtggttctcaaccttcctgatgacCTTTGAATACATTTTCTGATGTTCTGGTAACCCTcgaccataaaatgatttttattggTACTGTTAAGGTTTGGGTAACTGCTGCCTGTCTAAGCAGGCATTTTAtgctattattattgttacaaaGAACCTTTCTCATGTGCTATTACTattgttactaggaaactttctcatgtcTGAGTTGGTTGTATATTCTGTGCTTTGATGTTCTTGGAAACCACTCGAAATAGAAGTCAGTTAGAACTGC
It encodes the following:
- the Rrs1 gene encoding ribosome biogenesis regulatory protein homolog — translated: MEGQSVEELLAKAKQEEAEKLQRITVHKELELEFDLGNLLASDRNPPTVLRQAGPSPEAELRALARDNTQLLVNQLWQLPTERVEEAVVARLPEPATRLPREKPLPRPRPLTRWQQFARLKGIRPKKKTNLVWDEVSGQWRRRWGYKRARDDTKEWLIEVPGSADPMEDQFAKRIRAKKERVAKNELNRLRNLARAHKMQMPSSAGLHPTGHQSKEELGRAMQVAKVSTASVGRFQERLPKEKAPRGSGKKRKFQPLFGDFAAEKKNQLELLRVMNSKKPQLDVTRATNKQMREEDQEEAAKRRKMSQKGKKKGGRQGPSGRRKGGPPSQGEKRKGVLGGKKHSRPPALGGKKKGVPHHGGKRRK